The sequence below is a genomic window from Bactrocera neohumeralis isolate Rockhampton chromosome 4, APGP_CSIRO_Bneo_wtdbg2-racon-allhic-juicebox.fasta_v2, whole genome shotgun sequence.
AACTTATGGGCCACCAAGCAACGGAGGAGAGCAACAATTTACCATTAACTACCCGGAAGATATAGAGCCACGGCAAGCGGATGCTGAATTGGAGGAAGCAACGCGTATTGCCATCGAAGCACTTAATGCAGCCAAAGACGCTTACAATCGTAAACTCGAACCTGATGCAGTGAGTAGTGATGACGGTGCATCAGAGGCAGATGTGCAGGAGGTTAACGTTGACGGTACAAAGAAAGCAAGTGCCGGCTACCCCGCCTCACGTGCGACTCGTGGTCAATATTATGTTTTGGGACCTGATAATCGCCTGCAGTTGGTGCGTTTCACAACTACACAAAGTGAGGAGGAGGCTCGAAAGAATGGTGGTTTCACTGCACAATTGCAGTATACGCCTGTAGGTGAAATTAACGATCCGATTTTCAAATCCAACAGCAATGGGCAATTAGTcagaattgttaaaaaataatatcgttTACGTTAGATGCGCCACATAATACCTTGGCTGTGTAAACATAACTATAGCTATGTATAACTGAAATCAAGGTTAAGGTGTATGGACagatgtaaatacatatgtatgtaaatgaatatatataagTGCATACCTTTTAGATGTAATGATTGGTGTTTGTTTTCTTATTGGACGAAATAAATTCTCCTAATTTCATAACGAGACTTCAGGATTTCCCCTTGCAacacttaatttaaaaacacacaACACACACGAATTAGCATGAAAGCTTTTGAAAGAACTGGCGAATGACTTCTGCAAACACCATTTTTTTAAAGAGGGCCACATCACTCACAGAATTGGCAGAACTCACACTTTGCACACATTATCCTTTGCACTGAATCGATATTTATTACCACTTTCATTTCTATTAGcttaatttttagaataaataaagttaaaatcaGTTACCGACGCCACCGGAAAGCGGTAAATTTTCTACTGAGCTAACTGTCAAAAACAGTAAAAGaggaaagaaagaaaataaaacgaaataccCAAGAGTTTTGAAGTTGCCAAGCtacaaaaaatgaatttattcgattaaataatttatattcagTAATATGGAATATTCAAACGGTAACTAATAAACTTATGACAATTtggatattaattatattattatcgtaaatttttcgatattattGCCGTTGCTGTAAGAAATGCACAATATTCACTAATCGCTCCAAATCCAAAATCCACCACTTTCTATTGTGCCTTTGCTTATCAAAATTATCATCTTCCGCTTTATATGACATTCGCAGTATAGCACTGTTTTTCATCGCTTGGTTGCGCATAGCACGATAGTAACATTtatgttttaaagtttttattgagaaaaagttgcttttattttctgtaaaaatattagaaattgtaTTAAAACAATATCAGACAATTGTGTGTTAAATGGagtttgaaataaataagtCTAAAGTGATCAGAAGCCAATGAAGTAAAGGCAtggtcaataaatttttcagtgtttttttttctttttggtgtaTGTTAGTTTGTGTGAATGTACTGCTCGGAGCGGCAAACTATAAAGGAAAtagataaataaacaaaaaagccagcccgagaaaaaatataaaaggtaaCAAAACAAGTCAGTGATTGAAGTCTACCGCTTATATGTTctacatgttgttgttgctatatatATAACTCGTATGGTGTGCGAAAACGAaataagcataaatatttacatttaatttcgcGATTTGTGCTTATTTACGAACGCAATAACTTTTGTTCATAGCgatagtgtgtatgtatgcatatacatagttGCTTGCTAGACGAGCGAAAATAAGCAATTTTTCTACATTTCTAATAAAACATGAACTCCAGCTTAACTCATTTATACCAATAAGAAATTGCAgctattttattaacaaaaatttggcCACATTTACATCTTATTTTCACTAACAAACAACTAGCATGTACCAGCggtaaaaaacaaaacttacttGACGAACCAGTTTTGCTTAACAAATCTTTTAattggtttaaaaatatatacttcttCTTTTACAGCGTATCAACCGTACCAAGAATGATAATGGAATTTATTTACAGAACATTTCAGTAGCTGGTTATGTGTACATTGCTATAAACTAAACGCCTTTAATGCTTAGCAATATGGAGTGGATATTTGTAATGCTTTTGCTCTTCAGCTGTGACGCAGTGGTGCTGGATGATTTCGATGGCAGTGATGCAGTTATAGCTTCCAATGCAAATACTACTAATCACATTAACAGTAATGTTCCTCTATTTTTAAGTAATACTAGCTTTAATGCATATCAGAAAGTAACCACGGAATTGCCGAAAGTGGCGAAGGACTTTGTCACTGTGAATATCAATGCATTACCGGTGCCAAAGCCGTCTTCAACCAGTGTGGCGCCTCAAAAAGTGTCTTTGAGACACAATACAAGTGAAGAATCTAATGCTAGCGCTGTAAGTAGCAGTATTATCGCACCATCGGCTTCTTCGCCATTCACCCAAACTTCAGCGAGCGTGTTTTTCACAAACTATATTAATCAGCAAAATGTGCTGGAGCTGGTGCGCAACATTGACGCGCGTTTGCGGATTATACGCAATGTTGAAATGCGTATTGCGACCATACAGGTGAATTTTTAGATGGAATTATAAAATAACGTTAACTTAAACGCTGTTTTTTGCAGGAATTATTTGACTCGATGCATTTTAGTGGCAATAGCGCCGCACTCAACCTGGGCGCACAGAAGAATAGTAGCGACGCACTGTACAGTTCTTTGTCGGCCACTCTAGAACAAGATTTGCAGATCTTCGGCAAGCGACTCGCTAAGAAGCTACAAAAGGCGACGCATGTAGTGTTGGAACTGCGAGATTTCTTCCATACAAACATTACAAAAGTGCTGCTGCAGCAACATCTGCAGACAACCGAATATGGTGATGAAAACGACGATGTCGATACTGAAGCAGATGATATAGAGATAGATGAAGATGATGAAGAAAACGAAGCTGAAAGTGAAGAGGACGAATTTGATGTTGAAATCGATGAATTAGATGGATTGGTGGACACAGGACATGACGTGCGTAATTTGCGCTTGTAtttgcacacatgcatacaggCTTTTCAAAGCAATGCCAACAATAGGCAAATAATTGCGGAGTCAAATTACAACAAGCAACAAATACAAATCCTAAACTATCTTAAGACTGATTTACCAAGCCATAAATCACAGTACTTACAGCATTTCGATCATTCCAACACTTTTATGGATGAAGGTTCCTTTGAGGCGCGCGCCAATGCGTACATACTCGAAAAACTACAAACTTTGAAGAATGCATTAATGAAAAGTGATTTTTCCATTGAGCTTACTAAATTACCGACAAATGTGCGCAGCACAGCCTCAACAACAGCCACAACTAACGCGAAACTGAAATTCCTAGGAAACCACTTTAAACATATATACTTCCTATCGCGCAGCGATCATGCTGACGATCTGCGCACACACTATTACGAAGACAACTATTTCCAGCAATTGTATGTATCgtccataaaaaataaatacgtttTTCTATTACTTGACGTCGGTTCGGCTATGAATATGGAATTGCTGGAACTAACGAAGGCATTGGGTAAACTCGCTTAGTCCGTTaactaaaaataacaatatacatgatttttccatttaatttcagctgcaaatattttgcaactACTATCGCCTAGCGATCTAATTTCCATAGCGACGGTGTCCGATGAGGCACATCTTATGCAGTTCGATACCTACCCCAACGACGCAGCAAACGGCGTCTTCTATGCTACCCGAGCACGTAAAGAAGAGATTCTGAATTATATACATTCACTCGCTGTGACAAAAGGCCAAACAAACCATTCGCTCGGCTTCGAATATGCCTTCCAAACAGTATATCAGCTTCAGAACATCAGTGTGATAACGGAACAAAATCcgatacaatttatttatgtcACGCGTGGTCTACTCACCAATCTCTCCGACACGATGCATGTGCTCCAAGTGATTGCAAACGGCCAGCGTCAATTAATAGATCCAATAGTTATACACACGTGCGCGGTGGTCACCGATGAAAAGCGCATAATGTATGAGAAGCAATTTCTCACTGATATCGCCACACAAAACTATACTAAGTACAAAATACCGGTAAACGAATGGTTAGAAGGTGAGGCTGATCGCCAAGAATTGGTCGGGAAATTTTTCGTGTTGACTAAAACACAAACGGACGAACTGATGCGCTTGTGCGTTGCATTATTTCAGCATACATTTAGCGAGCGATATTTGAGCCAGAGTCTGGAGGTGCAGCTGCCTGTGGTGGAGCCAAATAGTGGTGGTACGTAAAgcttgttaaaataaaaatccgCAATTATatagaattaataatatatgtacgcaTTACAGATGCTATTGTATCAGTCACACATGCCGTGCCGCCTTTCGGTTTAGTGGGCGTTAATCTTTATTTGACCGATTTGGTAGAGGACGTAATCAGCTATGGACAACCAACACAAAACGCCAATAAAAATGAGTTCAGCTACGCATTCCTTATCGATCGTAACGGTATAACCATCGCGCATCCGGCATTTCCACGTCCCATGACACAGCAACAGACACCATTTCCCGTGGATATAGCCTTCTTGGAGAACTCAACGGATTTTGCATATACGAGGAAACAAATTCTACACGAAGAGCGTGGAAACCTGACGACGAACGTCTACCTCACCAGGGACCGTAAAATCGAGGTTTGGTcatgaaaacataaaacaatttttactataTGAATGTaccttttaatataaaacttctCACCCGACGCACTGTTTTGCTGTAATTTCAGTCTTTTGAGCGAATTTATCAATGGCAGTCCATATTGGGCATCTACATACTGTGCCTCGTGTCTACTTTTAAAGCAGAAACAAGTCCCAGCAACTCTTCCACGGCAGCAAATACTGATAACAGCTTGCGAGCAGCAACTCTAACGGTGCCACCCGGCTTGCCATTAAACTTACAGCGTTTCAGCATAACCAAGGAGAACACAGCTCGGTTCCACAACAATAATTATGACTATTTCTCCAGCATGGAATTGCTTTATCACCGGCTGGACCTGGTGCCACCATCTAATGGTCAGGCATGCCGTTACTTTCGCCAAGTGGCCACTATGGGTATGTTAATTGTCTTTACTCAAAAATGAAATACACTAAATTGCTTTTTTCAGATACTCCCACGCTTTTCTTGAGTGCTTCCGCTTTCATGTCGCCCTTCACCTTTCTACACAACAATCGTGTGAACTCACCACGTGCCCAGATACGAACGGTGGAGAGTATAATGGCTTACTTGAAAGACACCACTGGCCTCCTGGCGAATCCAGGTCTGCGCCCACAAATACGTCAAGAAGTGAGTGCGCTTTATAATGCCATGCGACACTTGAAGAAACGACATCAGGATGCACGTGGCACACTCAAGAACTACATCATACGCCGTTACATAGCCAGTGTAAATGGCGTACTTCAAGTCTACCCAGGTTGTTTGCTTAGCACTAATTATGATCCGACACGTCGGCCGTGGTTCCGTAAGGCTTTACAACAGCCTGGTAAAATTATCACAACCGAACCCTATTTGGATGCTGGCGGCGCGGGGTACATCGTCACCATTGCGCATACGATTTTCGAAGGCAAATCAAATGCGTTGCACTCTGTTGAACGCGATGAACCGGTAGCCATTGTTGCACTCGACTTGCCTTACGCATACCATTACAAAATGATACTTGACTCCACGCCCCTCTGCCAGATGAAGCATATCAAATGTCTGCTCTTCGAAAACGAAGGTTACCTTTTAGCGCATCCGAGTATGCTAGAAGCGAGCACACAAACACGCAACCAACGTCGGCCACACGAGCACCTCACACACAAGGAATCCTACCTAGCCAACGATATACTCAATCATAAATCGCTGGTGCGCAAATTGGCCTGCGCGAACTACCAAAATCGTACGCTGCAACGCTACTATGTGTTCAACACCTCGCTGAGCGACATACTCACGAATGTAGTGCATGGCGAACGCACTAAATACGCCATCGCACTGGTCTATGGCAGCAACATATTTGCCGCCGTGCTCAATTCGACCTGCGATGGCGGTGCGTTCTGTCCCTGCAGCACGATTGATCGCATTTGTTTGAACTGCAATCGTATGGACCAGATGGACTGCGAGTGCCCGTGTGAATGCCCCATGGAAATGGAGGTTTTCAATGGCGCTGTGGGCGCAAAACAAGCGGACCCTGCGGAGTCGTCCATAGCACGTTTTCTAAATTACACGCAACAGTTTTCGTATTGCGAACCGCCCAGCGAACATTTCATTGCCTTGCCGCCGGTCAGCGCAGAATATCAGCTCTTGCATTCGTGCGTCAGCATCAACTGTGACGTGTATGGCACGCAGAGTGAGTGTCTCGGTGTGATGGGTTGTGAATGGTGCCAGCAAGACCTAGACGGCAATGGCTTTACGGCGTCCTTTTGTGCCGCGCAGGCATCTTGCTTTAATGGTGAGTGCGCGAATcacaaatattttcagttttttgttttaataatcaTTCTTAATTTCGCAAATAGGTGTGCTCTCCTCACTTACACCGTATGGTGATTTGGACGATGTGGACATAATCGCCGCACACAGCTACAATCCCGGGCAAAAGCCCAGCTCATACTCGGCTTTTGGTCCAGTGGGTGGCGCTATTATTGTGTTGGCCTTCGTAATGGGTTTCGCCATATACTGCTATCGCCACAATATGGACGCACAATCGCAAGAGCAATTCTATGTGGACTCGATGCAAGAAGAGAATTATGGTCTGCCACTGTCGCGCTTCAATTTCGACGATTGCCAAGCACATGACGAACCACCCGGCAGCAATGGTGGTTACGATCATCCGTCCGCACAGCGTAATCTTATACATCCCGCCGACATTTCGCCCTACCATATGTCCACCGGCAGCAGCTACCGCCGGCCGCCGAACGGTGAATCGGACCACGGTTACTCCACTATGACGCCGCACGAAGACTCCTCCGATCACCAATGCTTCGCTCTGGCCGAACCACTCCTCCTGCATGACAAACGCCACAGCAAATCCGACACCATGTCCATATCAACTTCCATATCGAGCCCCACAAACCGCCACCATCAACCACACTATCAAAACCCATACCTCAACCATCCAGCACCAGCGCCGACGCAAGCAAAAGATATCTTGCCGACGCGCTACCAAATAAACTCACCGAAAAAGTACCAACAGGCGGTGACACCCACACGCCACTTTGGCGACGCTGCACCGGTCTATGGCCAGACAACACTGCCGCTAAACGACTCGACCGAGGACTGCATGGCGGCGCCGCGCTACATACTGGCGCCGGTAACGGTACATAGACATATGGAACCGACGGAAACGTAGTTACCGCGTTGACGAAACCGTTTTATGGCAACTGATCGCATATGCTCTTTATAGATTAGCCAATAAGTTGAAAGTATTAACCCAGCAAGTGTTTGCTTAACTTAAATGTGGGCATAAGTTAAATTTAAGCTGCGTAAATCATGTGTAATGCTTTACCGCAATCAGTACTTCCAAGCGCCTAcgttttaagcaaatatttacatatttttattgtctaACAGTTTTAGGCCTACACACTTGTTTGTCAATTTTTAAaagcatgcatgtatgtagttGTGTCCAGCTATCGCTTCTTGTTGCagctttttacaaaaattttattagcgtTAAGTTTGCATTTTAAGCTATTGATTAGTGTATATATTTAAGCTCTCAAATGCATGcgtacacgcatacatatatacacacataaatgttGCATTTAAAGCTGTGCTGTTACAAGTTACCTACGAACACATCACACACCGTCTCTACCTGCAAAACGCTGCAAATCACTTTATATCGTAATCGCCAATGCGAATTCATGTGAAAGTGAAATTGTCGCGAAATCGCTCTCTTTATTACtctaattattaatattaccaCAATTGCACGTTCACAGCAACAATACGTCAACTGTTTTCCATGCGCCAACACTAACTAACGGCAATGTCATGTCATGACTTTGCTTGAGTTGTTAAAGCAAAGGCtttgttttttctattaaataagtATTACATGCCACCATCCATTAGATATACGATTTTCGCCCATTAAAGtgtttaaagaaatttgttgtAATGAAATTGAGTGACTTAAACTGTTTCTTGCCGCATATAGTCGTCTATTAACTAGTATATAAATCGCATTTAGTCTGTCGTTAAGGCGCCACCTCGGCAATTGTATGCTTTCTATGTCTTTGATTTCGACTTTATGtctaaaaaatatagtaaatatatttaaagtgaggtactatgtacttatgtatacaaaaacaaaaacaaattgtgcAGTAGTAAATGCATATAAAAAGTACCGTTGTTTACCCAAGTAATTACTTTAAGCTAATAACTAATTGTTtactcaaataaaatattactgaaTATGAACACTTCATTATTTACACAAACTTATGCTGCCGCTGAGGGCAGAACTATGGTGaagttttttatgaataaaataattgtaagaaattgaatgaaaattctgtgttttttttgtcGAAATATGTGAGATATAGCAGTAAAGCGGTTTCCGTGCCACAGTTCATTTGCGTTAAACAAATTCCGGCGccaaaacaaaagacttaagcaacgaacttttcacttatttttgaattttgatcaAAATGCCGTTATTTAACCAAAGAAGACAAGCTGAAACACAAAATAAGCGTTAAACTTCGAAAAAAGTATTTCACCGGAccaaaacaaaagacttaagcaacgaacttttcacttatgtatgtacatatgtacatatgtacatattttcgatttttgttcaaaatgcgtCTATTTCTCTAACACAAACAAgctaaattacaaaataacgtaacaattttaattcttttgtaaagaaaaaactcgaaataagttatttttttacttttttgaaaagaattaaatttaccaaaaaatctttttgaaaaacacaaaatttccaaaaaatattttgttaaaagctCTTGTTATTTTCgatgttattaataaaattaaatatgtatatttgaaataaatttattttcgaaagtaaaaatttcaaaatttttcgaaaatttttttttgaaaagaaaaaattcgaaaaaattaaatttttaaaaatttttctgaaaagaaaattcgaaaaaatatttaaaaattttttcaaaaaaatttcgaaaaaaattttgacaatattGTAATTTTCGATGTTATTAATTTCTATACGTatcgttataaaaattttaaatatgaaatttatagtagttcgaaaataaaaattgtttaaaaaaaatttcaaaactgtttcgaaaaaaaaaaaattcaaaatttattcggaaaaaactttgaaaaaaaatttcaaacgaataatttcgatatatttttgaaaaaaattaaaaaattagagaaaaaatttattacgaaatatttcaaaattttgttaaaagaaaaaaatggtcttttattatttgcattttgatgaaaaaaaatcaaaaaattttcggaaaaaatttcaaaagttttttaaaaaatttcaaaattttttcgatgaaaaaaattaaaaaaatttgttggggAAAAATCTTTATTAGAGCAATGGCTTTATTCGAGGTTAATAACTTCTATACGTCTcgttggaaaaatttcaaaattttttcaaacaaaaaaaaacaatttcaaaattgttcgaACAATCAATATGTATCGTTAGAaaagttttaaagattttaaaaaaattcgaaattcttaaaaaaaaaatttaaatttttcaaaacaagctaaaatacaaaataaacgtTAAACTTCCAgtggtacaacaacaacaaataactagCAAAATGTCAACAAGCTGACGATAACAAATCAGCGTGCTGCAAAGTGAGACTTCAATGGAGGACAAACCGAAAGATGAGCAAATAAATGCGGTAATGTGGAGTGCGACCAAGATTTAGACGTAGCTGGGCCTACGTGTGCGTTAGATGTGCAATTagacgcacacaaacacacgcaccaAGGAGTCTGGTCGGAGCGCTGTGGCCGACACTAGCGCAGCCAGTGGTGTGTGTGTCCATCGGCTAGAGCAAGCATTTTCAAAGAACACGTTTCAAACGGTGGCGGCGTGAAAAACGAGAAACACTCTCACCGCCACTTTCATTTCACCGCACGATTAACTACGAGACGCTCTGTGGCAGTGTGTCAATATTGTAaagcttgttgttgttagttgcaTGCTCGCATGTAGTCTATCGCCAAGCTAATACCGCTCTAACCACCATATCCGATAATAGCTGCTGGAGGCTGCGGCGACTCCCGTTGATGACAATATTTAGTCGCGGCCACAGCCAATCGGCCAAGTGGCTCACTGGCTCAGTAGCTGAGCGCAATCATAACAATGTAGGCTGCGTGCATTTTGTTTTGAGCGTTACCGAGGTGCAGACGCGCGAATTTTCAATTGTCCAGCAAGACAAACAgacacacaaaaatatattcgatTTGAAGTCATTTGCATTTTAATCG
It includes:
- the LOC126755028 gene encoding VWFA and cache domain-containing protein CG16868, translated to MLSNMEWIFVMLLLFSCDAVVLDDFDGSDAVIASNANTTNHINSNVPLFLSNTSFNAYQKVTTELPKVAKDFVTVNINALPVPKPSSTSVAPQKVSLRHNTSEESNASAVSSSIIAPSASSPFTQTSASVFFTNYINQQNVLELVRNIDARLRIIRNVEMRIATIQELFDSMHFSGNSAALNLGAQKNSSDALYSSLSATLEQDLQIFGKRLAKKLQKATHVVLELRDFFHTNITKVLLQQHLQTTEYGDENDDVDTEADDIEIDEDDEENEAESEEDEFDVEIDELDGLVDTGHDVRNLRLYLHTCIQAFQSNANNRQIIAESNYNKQQIQILNYLKTDLPSHKSQYLQHFDHSNTFMDEGSFEARANAYILEKLQTLKNALMKSDFSIELTKLPTNVRSTASTTATTNAKLKFLGNHFKHIYFLSRSDHADDLRTHYYEDNYFQQLYVSSIKNKYVFLLLDVGSAMNMELLELTKALAANILQLLSPSDLISIATVSDEAHLMQFDTYPNDAANGVFYATRARKEEILNYIHSLAVTKGQTNHSLGFEYAFQTVYQLQNISVITEQNPIQFIYVTRGLLTNLSDTMHVLQVIANGQRQLIDPIVIHTCAVVTDEKRIMYEKQFLTDIATQNYTKYKIPVNEWLEGEADRQELVGKFFVLTKTQTDELMRLCVALFQHTFSERYLSQSLEVQLPVVEPNSGDAIVSVTHAVPPFGLVGVNLYLTDLVEDVISYGQPTQNANKNEFSYAFLIDRNGITIAHPAFPRPMTQQQTPFPVDIAFLENSTDFAYTRKQILHEERGNLTTNVYLTRDRKIESFERIYQWQSILGIYILCLVSTFKAETSPSNSSTAANTDNSLRAATLTVPPGLPLNLQRFSITKENTARFHNNNYDYFSSMELLYHRLDLVPPSNGQACRYFRQVATMDTPTLFLSASAFMSPFTFLHNNRVNSPRAQIRTVESIMAYLKDTTGLLANPGLRPQIRQEVSALYNAMRHLKKRHQDARGTLKNYIIRRYIASVNGVLQVYPGCLLSTNYDPTRRPWFRKALQQPGKIITTEPYLDAGGAGYIVTIAHTIFEGKSNALHSVERDEPVAIVALDLPYAYHYKMILDSTPLCQMKHIKCLLFENEGYLLAHPSMLEASTQTRNQRRPHEHLTHKESYLANDILNHKSLVRKLACANYQNRTLQRYYVFNTSLSDILTNVVHGERTKYAIALVYGSNIFAAVLNSTCDGGAFCPCSTIDRICLNCNRMDQMDCECPCECPMEMEVFNGAVGAKQADPAESSIARFLNYTQQFSYCEPPSEHFIALPPVSAEYQLLHSCVSINCDVYGTQSECLGVMGCEWCQQDLDGNGFTASFCAAQASCFNGVLSSLTPYGDLDDVDIIAAHSYNPGQKPSSYSAFGPVGGAIIVLAFVMGFAIYCYRHNMDAQSQEQFYVDSMQEENYGLPLSRFNFDDCQAHDEPPGSNGGYDHPSAQRNLIHPADISPYHMSTGSSYRRPPNGESDHGYSTMTPHEDSSDHQCFALAEPLLLHDKRHSKSDTMSISTSISSPTNRHHQPHYQNPYLNHPAPAPTQAKDILPTRYQINSPKKYQQAVTPTRHFGDAAPVYGQTTLPLNDSTEDCMAAPRYILAPVTVHRHMEPTET